GAGCGATGTCCGAGAGGCGAAAAAGGCGTCGTCTGTCGTGGCAAGCGTGAGTCGAAGGGCGTCATCGGAGTCGAATTGGTGCTGGGTGACGACTAATTCGATATGCTTTTGCTCCGATTGTAGTTCCAAGCCACGCCTATTTTTTCGCTCCATCAATTCTTCGGCAGTGTCGTCTTCAGTTTCAACGCTGAATGGTGTCACTTGGTTGTAGAGCTGTGTCTCATTCTCACTGTGAATACGAGAGAGCATTGCGAACAGCCGTGTTTCCCGACCGAGCGGAGCGATAGTAACATCGAGGACGGGGGGTCCGAGAAGTTCGAATGGTTCGTCCACCGGAAAGTCGAACGAGACCGCCGTCACTCCGCCTTCGAGAATCGGGACGAACTGATTCATCGAGGTCGAGACAACGGTGTTGACAAGTAGTGAATGTGTTCCCAGCGCGGCAGATTCGAGTGAGAACGTCAATCCGTCCTCGGCAGCAGGGAACCGATTGATTGCTTCCCACGAGTCTGACTGCTGGTGGTAGTAGGTGATTGGTGGGAGGTTCATCGGTGATGTCCCGTCTGTGAGGTGTGTGTCCATCCACGCACGAGCGATGTCGTCGATGTACGCTGCTGTCCCTCCCGATGTACTGGAGACGCCGAGCGTGTGTCCACCGTCGTGCAAGAGCAGGCGCGTTTCGACGGCTTGGTTACGGAGCTTTCGGTAGTTCCGAATCGCTTCCTGCGGGGTGAACAGCGTATCTGACCATCCTGCGATGAACAGCGTGGGGATGTCTATCTGATCTAACTTCTCAATCGGCGAGCGGGCGTTCAAGTACTCCCACGCATCCTCGGTTAGTTCGTTTTCTACCATCGTGTCCCGGTATATCTCGTGGAGTTGCGGCTCGACGCCGTGTTCGATATTCTCGAACGACAGAACCATGTCCTCCAATGAAATACCGCGCGAATCTGCGATACCAGTGACGTACAACAGTGTTGCCCACCCCTTCTTGATTACACCGTCGGGAGCGAACGAGTACGAGAGATCGTGCCACGCTAACCGCGGAACTATCGCATCGAGACGATCGTCTGCTGCTGCGACAGTTAGTTGAAGTCCACCCGCATACGAGATACCATCCATTCCAACTCGTGGATTCACTCGCCCGTCGATCGGTTCATCGACCTCGACAGTCGAACGTCGACCGAGCCACGAAATGAGTGCCGAGGCGTCCCGTACCTCATTTGGTCCGTTGAGTCCGACCGTGCCGTCTGACTCCCCGAATCCTCGGGAATCGTAGACAAGGACGACGTATCCATTTTGTGCGTAGTACTCGGCCATTCTGACCTGCGCTGTACCCATTCGGTCACTGCCCCACGTGTGGGTCATGAGCACTGCAGGATACGATCGGTCGGTGGCAGTTGTCGCTGCACCCGCTGGCTCGTATACGCTCCCGACGATCGTTGTCCCGTCGAATGATTCGATCTCGACACGCTCGATGTGCGTATCACGAGTCGTCGCATCAGTGGTCCCAACACTGGCACCGACGATACCAGCGAGTGAACCAGCTGCGACCCGCTGTAAGAAAGCACGGCGTGTCGGATTCTCCGACCACCGTTTGCGCGCCATAGTTCGTGTTGGACTGTGACAGTATTATGTCGTTGCAATGTGTGATCTTCTATTCGATCTAAAAACTATGTGATGCTCTCGTTACATCATCTCGAAGGACTGTGTTCGTACTGTGAATTTTATTTTTTGAGGGGTGGATTCAATTTGTATGCACGAAATGCTTAACTCTTGTTCGTCAAATAGTAAGATATGAGCAGTCCGTATCGCACCGTCGGTCGGTTGTCGGCTAAGTGGACACTCGGGCGGCTCGCTGTTTACCTGCTGGGTCTGTTCATTCTTGCCCTCGTGTTCGTCCTTGCCCCTGCTGATCCAGTACTTGCTACCGGAATCCTCATTCTAGCAGTCGCGATTGCGACGGTAACGAGTGCTGTCGAAATCGTGCAGGCGTACGAAAAGCGCGCGCTCACGGTGTTCGGAGAGTACCGAGAACTGCTCGATCCTGGTATTCACATCGTCCCGCCGTTCGTTTCCCAAACACACCGGTTCGATCTGCGGACACAGACCCTCGATGTTCCTCGCCAAGAGGCGATCACGCGGGACAATTCTCCCGTAACGGCAGACGCCGTCGTTTACATCAGAGTGATGGATGCCAAGCGAGCGTACCTCGGGGTCGATCACTACCGTCGGGCAACGTCCCTCCTTGCTCAGACAACACTTCGGGCGGTGCTCGGAGATATGAAACTCGATGAGACGCTTTCACGCCGTGATGAGATCAATGGCCGCATTCGGCAGGAGATCGACGAACCAACCGACCAGTGGGGAGTACGAATCGAAGCT
The nucleotide sequence above comes from Halocatena marina. Encoded proteins:
- a CDS encoding CocE/NonD family hydrolase codes for the protein MARKRWSENPTRRAFLQRVAAGSLAGIVGASVGTTDATTRDTHIERVEIESFDGTTIVGSVYEPAGAATTATDRSYPAVLMTHTWGSDRMGTAQVRMAEYYAQNGYVVLVYDSRGFGESDGTVGLNGPNEVRDASALISWLGRRSTVEVDEPIDGRVNPRVGMDGISYAGGLQLTVAAADDRLDAIVPRLAWHDLSYSFAPDGVIKKGWATLLYVTGIADSRGISLEDMVLSFENIEHGVEPQLHEIYRDTMVENELTEDAWEYLNARSPIEKLDQIDIPTLFIAGWSDTLFTPQEAIRNYRKLRNQAVETRLLLHDGGHTLGVSSTSGGTAAYIDDIARAWMDTHLTDGTSPMNLPPITYYHQQSDSWEAINRFPAAEDGLTFSLESAALGTHSLLVNTVVSTSMNQFVPILEGGVTAVSFDFPVDEPFELLGPPVLDVTIAPLGRETRLFAMLSRIHSENETQLYNQVTPFSVETEDDTAEELMERKNRRGLELQSEQKHIELVVTQHQFDSDDALRLTLATTDDAFFASRTSLGALVYHSEETPATLSVPVRRRDF
- a CDS encoding SPFH domain-containing protein, which codes for MSSPYRTVGRLSAKWTLGRLAVYLLGLFILALVFVLAPADPVLATGILILAVAIATVTSAVEIVQAYEKRALTVFGEYRELLDPGIHIVPPFVSQTHRFDLRTQTLDVPRQEAITRDNSPVTADAVVYIRVMDAKRAYLGVDHYRRATSLLAQTTLRAVLGDMKLDETLSRRDEINGRIRQEIDEPTDQWGVRIEAVEVREVNPSRGVVSAMEQQSSAERRRRAMILDAQGERVSAIERAQGDKQSNIIRAQGEKQSQVLEAQGDAVSTVLRAKAAESMGERAVIDKGMETLAEIGQSDSTTYVLPQELTSLLGRYGKHLTGGDARASPIDLESLTFDAETRDLIGIDNIEQITRGEETIVTESERSQ